TGCAATTCTGATCTCCTACTGCATTGTCCTTCGATTGGATCTCTCCATCAACCTTCAGATCAATCAGTATGCTGCTGCTGCACGTTGTTGCCTTGGTTTGAGCCAACTCTAGTTCATGATGCACTGTTTGAGCCAAGCTGCTGCCTCGTTGCACCTTCTTCCTAAGAATTGTATTCCAATAATTCTTAATTTCATTATCGGTACGTCTCGGGAGCTGGCCGGCTATCAAAGACCACCTCAATGAGATCAATGGAGCAAAAGAGAACTTCACTCTATATATAGGAGTAGCACAATTGATATAAATAGAGGGAAGGTAATGGAACCTGTTTCCTAGAAGCTTGTGGAGTCTGATGATAAGGTCCTCCTCCTCTTGGGTTATGTTACCTCTCTTGAGG
Above is a genomic segment from Phoenix dactylifera cultivar Barhee BC4 unplaced genomic scaffold, palm_55x_up_171113_PBpolish2nd_filt_p 001280F, whole genome shotgun sequence containing:
- the LOC120108333 gene encoding transcription factor MYB1-like, giving the protein MANLGAMPADEVLQMSLAIPTVNNAEAAITSLDSGQLPRRTDNEIKNYWNTILRKKVQRGSSLAQTVHHELELAQTKATTCSSSILIDLKVDGEIQSKDNAVGDQNCSGGASMPSSNDPFLFNEDMADGWMRGEEIQLAFTWEFGSK